The following proteins are encoded in a genomic region of Oceanisphaera profunda:
- a CDS encoding DUF1249 domain-containing protein, with product MALMKLLPHHAKVGDCVSVGISEQVLFVLKVLEVAPYTWHVSIEQCSPHLPFFMRMRVTVRIYHDVRMAEVCASQQILTLRSSYYYPNDKMHQRNEKEQVNLFLAEWLKCCLQHGFSTVKQI from the coding sequence ATGGCGCTGATGAAATTACTGCCTCACCACGCCAAAGTGGGCGACTGTGTATCGGTGGGCATCAGCGAGCAGGTACTCTTTGTGCTCAAGGTTTTAGAAGTGGCGCCTTACACTTGGCATGTGTCGATTGAGCAATGTAGCCCCCATTTACCGTTTTTTATGCGCATGAGGGTCACAGTTCGCATCTATCACGACGTAAGAATGGCCGAAGTGTGTGCTAGTCAACAGATATTGACCCTGCGTTCGAGTTACTATTACCCAAATGACAAGATGCATCAGCGCAATGAAAAAGAGCAGGTAAACCTATTTTTAGCCGAATGGCTGAAATGTTGCCTACAACATGGATTTAGCACGGTTAAACAAATTTGA
- the nudF gene encoding ADP-ribose diphosphatase, which translates to MSMNEPTQFGHQDVKLVAEDVGYQGFFRLLRLTLQHKLFAGGWSKKITRELFVRGHAAAVLPYDPIRDEIILVEQFRVGAVYGEGNPWLFEVVAGIIDEGETAEAVVHREAQEEAGLTFTSLTPISSYYPSPGGCSERISLFLGEVDASLAPKHGGLSDESEDIRVHRVPRRQAMQWLAEGKLDNASTIIALQWLALRRAGVIE; encoded by the coding sequence ATGAGTATGAACGAGCCTACCCAGTTTGGGCACCAAGACGTAAAATTAGTGGCGGAAGACGTCGGCTACCAAGGCTTTTTTCGACTACTGCGCTTAACGTTACAGCATAAATTATTTGCCGGCGGCTGGAGCAAAAAAATCACCCGCGAGCTGTTCGTCCGCGGCCACGCAGCGGCGGTGTTGCCCTATGATCCAATACGGGATGAAATTATCTTAGTGGAACAATTTCGCGTTGGCGCCGTCTATGGTGAAGGCAACCCTTGGTTATTCGAAGTAGTGGCGGGCATTATAGATGAAGGTGAGACGGCCGAAGCTGTGGTGCACCGCGAAGCCCAAGAAGAAGCCGGCTTAACCTTTACCTCGCTCACCCCTATCAGCAGTTACTACCCAAGCCCGGGCGGGTGCAGTGAGCGCATTAGCTTATTTTTAGGTGAAGTAGATGCCAGTTTAGCGCCCAAGCACGGTGGTTTAAGTGATGAAAGTGAAGATATACGCGTGCATCGCGTGCCCAGAAGGCAGGCTATGCAATGGTTGGCTGAAGGTAAACTAGATAATGCCAGTACCATTATTGCCTTGCAGTGGCTGGCGCTAAGGCGCGCGGGAGTGATTGAATAG
- the tolC gene encoding outer membrane channel protein TolC, translated as MKKTLLSALILLCAAGPTQAEDLLDVYQQATQNDPLAREAKAVRDSAFEKINESRAPLLPQVNLGADANYMTNSAMSDVGTLGANLGLSQALYRKSAWVNLDITEKLATQADVNYKQIQQDLILRASQAYFDVLSAEDSLSFVQANKEAVSRQLEQTKQRFEVGLSAMTDVHEAQAQYDQALAEEISAENSVNNAKEVLRELTNMGYAQLEKLNTELFSPEKSVINADAWLEIALEQNLELHKQRIGKDIANEQIGLAQAGHAPTLDLNAGIGSQYNDYADESASARSGSNNQAALGLSFNLPIYSGGATTSQVKQAQFNYVAASEQLERSFRAVKSRVYSSYNDVGAAAGSVRAFEQFVISAQSALDATEAGYEVGTRTIVDVLISTRQLYNAKQNLAAARYDYIINQLQLRQAAGNLTEQDLVEINNGLIRK; from the coding sequence ATGAAAAAAACGCTATTGTCGGCCCTAATATTGCTTTGCGCTGCAGGCCCAACTCAGGCCGAAGACTTACTCGATGTCTACCAACAAGCCACACAAAATGATCCTTTAGCTCGTGAAGCTAAAGCTGTGCGCGATTCTGCGTTTGAGAAAATTAATGAGTCCCGCGCCCCTTTATTGCCGCAGGTAAATTTAGGCGCCGATGCTAACTATATGACAAATAGCGCCATGAGTGATGTGGGCACGCTAGGCGCTAATTTAGGTTTGAGTCAGGCGCTGTATCGTAAATCGGCATGGGTAAATTTAGATATCACCGAAAAGCTGGCCACTCAGGCAGATGTTAATTACAAACAAATTCAACAAGACCTCATTTTACGCGCCAGCCAAGCCTACTTTGATGTGCTGAGCGCAGAAGATTCCCTGAGCTTCGTGCAAGCAAATAAAGAAGCGGTCAGCCGCCAGCTTGAGCAAACCAAGCAACGCTTTGAAGTAGGCTTAAGCGCCATGACAGACGTACATGAAGCGCAAGCACAGTATGACCAAGCGCTGGCCGAAGAGATCAGCGCCGAAAACTCGGTTAACAACGCCAAAGAAGTACTGCGTGAGTTGACCAATATGGGTTACGCACAGCTCGAAAAGCTAAATACCGAATTATTTAGCCCAGAAAAATCCGTTATCAATGCAGATGCTTGGTTAGAGATAGCGCTTGAGCAAAACTTAGAGCTGCACAAACAACGTATCGGTAAAGACATCGCCAACGAACAAATTGGTTTAGCCCAAGCAGGACATGCTCCTACGCTGGATTTAAATGCGGGTATTGGCAGCCAATACAATGATTACGCCGATGAGTCAGCGTCCGCGAGAAGTGGCAGCAACAACCAAGCCGCACTGGGATTATCTTTTAACTTGCCTATCTACAGCGGCGGCGCCACCACCTCACAAGTGAAACAAGCCCAGTTCAACTATGTGGCCGCCAGCGAGCAATTAGAGCGTAGCTTTCGCGCCGTGAAAAGCCGCGTGTACTCTTCCTATAACGACGTAGGTGCCGCAGCAGGTTCGGTGCGCGCCTTCGAACAGTTTGTGATTTCCGCCCAAAGTGCGCTCGACGCCACCGAAGCCGGTTACGAAGTAGGCACCCGTACAATAGTTGATGTGTTGATCTCCACACGCCAGCTCTACAACGCCAAGCAAAACCTAGCTGCGGCTCGCTATGACTATATAATCAACCAGTTGCAGCTAAGACAGGCAGCCGGTAACTTAACCGAGCAAGACTTGGTAGAAATCAATAACGGCTTGATTAGAAAGTAA
- a CDS encoding SulP family inorganic anion transporter translates to MLARYFPLIGWLKAYNKHALSNDLIAALIVTIMLIPQSLAYAMLAGLPPEVGLYASILPLVAYTLFGTSRTLSVGPVAVISLMTAASISQLNLTDSSQYLAAAVLLALISGLILILMGIFKLGMLANFLSHPVISGFITASGLLIAASQLPHILGINAKGTNLFDLVLAIIGELAQTNLLTLGLGGFALAFLFWSRSGLKPLLIRLGLSAHSAGLLAKAGPVLAIFATTLTVWGADLANRNVAIVGAIPAGLPQFGLPSFDSWLFDDGLWQQLVVSALFISLVGFVESVSVAQTLAAKRRQRIEPNQELIGLGAANIGSALSGGFPVTGGFSRSVVNFDAGAQTPAAGAFTAMGIALAALFLTPLLYFLPQATLAATIIVAVLALIDLPAIKRTWQYSRSDFSAMLVTILLTLSQGVEIGIMAGVGLSLLLFLYRTSQPHSALVGLVPGTEHFRNIDRHQVETSAQLITLRIDESLYFANARHLEDRIYALIVQQPSVKHFVLMCPAVNLIDASALESLEAINHRLQDSGVIFHLSEVKGPVMDRLQKSNFLEELTGQVFLNQFAAWQALSEKM, encoded by the coding sequence ATGCTCGCGCGTTATTTTCCTCTTATAGGCTGGCTAAAAGCCTATAACAAACATGCTCTCAGCAATGATCTTATCGCGGCATTAATCGTCACTATCATGTTGATTCCGCAATCGTTGGCTTATGCCATGCTGGCCGGATTACCGCCCGAAGTGGGTTTGTACGCCAGTATTTTGCCACTGGTGGCCTACACACTGTTTGGCACCAGTCGCACGCTGTCGGTGGGGCCGGTGGCGGTAATATCCTTGATGACGGCCGCCAGTATTAGTCAATTAAATCTCACCGATAGTAGCCAATACTTAGCCGCCGCTGTGCTGTTGGCACTGATCTCGGGTTTAATCTTGATACTGATGGGTATCTTTAAGTTAGGCATGTTGGCCAATTTTTTAAGCCATCCGGTGATCTCGGGATTTATTACCGCCTCCGGCCTGTTAATTGCTGCCAGTCAGCTACCGCATATTTTGGGCATCAACGCCAAGGGCACTAACTTATTCGACTTAGTGCTAGCAATTATTGGCGAGTTAGCGCAAACCAATCTGCTGACCTTAGGCTTAGGCGGCTTTGCGCTGGCCTTTTTATTTTGGTCACGCAGTGGTTTAAAACCCTTACTGATCCGCCTTGGTTTAAGCGCCCACAGTGCAGGTTTACTGGCTAAAGCGGGTCCCGTATTAGCGATATTTGCCACCACGCTCACCGTATGGGGAGCTGACTTAGCCAACCGCAATGTTGCAATCGTGGGCGCGATTCCGGCGGGATTACCGCAGTTTGGCTTACCCTCATTCGATAGCTGGTTGTTTGATGATGGCTTGTGGCAGCAGTTGGTCGTTTCGGCGCTGTTTATCAGCTTGGTGGGCTTCGTGGAGTCAGTATCAGTGGCACAAACTTTGGCCGCCAAACGTCGCCAACGCATCGAGCCTAATCAAGAGCTGATTGGTTTAGGCGCAGCTAACATTGGCTCGGCTTTATCCGGGGGCTTTCCGGTTACCGGTGGCTTTTCACGCTCTGTGGTTAACTTTGATGCCGGCGCACAAACCCCGGCTGCCGGCGCTTTTACTGCAATGGGTATCGCCTTGGCGGCACTGTTTCTTACGCCTTTATTGTATTTTTTACCCCAAGCCACACTGGCCGCCACTATTATAGTGGCGGTATTAGCACTGATCGACTTGCCCGCCATTAAGCGGACTTGGCAATATTCACGCAGTGATTTTTCTGCCATGTTGGTGACGATTTTACTCACCTTAAGTCAAGGCGTAGAAATCGGCATTATGGCCGGTGTGGGCTTATCGTTATTATTATTTCTCTATCGTACCAGCCAGCCACATAGCGCCTTAGTAGGCTTAGTGCCGGGCACTGAACACTTTCGTAATATCGACCGCCACCAAGTTGAAACTAGTGCGCAGCTCATCACACTACGCATAGATGAAAGCCTCTATTTTGCCAATGCCCGCCACTTAGAAGACCGCATTTACGCATTAATAGTGCAGCAGCCCAGTGTTAAGCATTTCGTCTTAATGTGCCCCGCCGTTAATCTCATTGATGCCTCCGCATTAGAAAGTCTCGAAGCCATTAATCACCGCCTGCAAGACAGCGGCGTGATCTTTCACTTATCCGAAGTAAAAGGCCCTGTGATGGACCGCTTACAAAAAAGTAATTTTTTAGAAGAGCTCACCGGCCAAGTATTCTTAAACCAATTTGCGGCGTGGCAGGCGTTGAGTGAAAAAATGTGA
- a CDS encoding AbrB family transcriptional regulator, translating into MMIWLRTCALGAAGGWLAHRAGFPSDWLLGAMLIVALAAMAGLDVRLPKFLLAPIQACLGVAVGLRLEFDFPAPSSLLFSVTGLLLCLATQIPLGQYMLRRLGWSSQEAVMGASPGALSIMAALATQLDNPIRVILSQTVRVIALVSLVSVIMLLEWVPTLGIPTSQELSLTQTLGLVFAAWLLGRGGAWLKIPASYILTGVAVSATYGAWLGTSAVPVDGLIPVSMILLGALVGSRLKPLPAKEMLQLLLAGLLISVSSSVISLLWAFVVGTWLGLPVFQVWLAYAPGAVEAMIYLALVTGLDPSWVIFHHVLRILLLGLCAGWLMRRAGADSRLKSV; encoded by the coding sequence ATGATGATTTGGCTGCGCACCTGTGCTTTGGGTGCGGCGGGTGGTTGGCTGGCCCATCGGGCCGGCTTTCCATCCGACTGGCTGTTGGGGGCCATGTTAATCGTGGCCCTTGCTGCCATGGCCGGGTTAGATGTGCGTTTGCCTAAGTTCTTGCTGGCGCCTATTCAGGCCTGTTTAGGCGTGGCGGTCGGCTTACGTCTGGAGTTTGATTTTCCGGCTCCCAGCTCATTGCTGTTTAGCGTGACCGGGCTGTTATTGTGTTTGGCTACCCAAATTCCGCTGGGGCAATATATGTTGCGGCGGCTGGGATGGTCATCTCAAGAAGCGGTGATGGGGGCGTCGCCAGGCGCTCTTTCCATTATGGCGGCGCTGGCCACCCAGCTCGATAACCCGATCCGAGTGATCCTGTCGCAAACGGTGCGGGTGATTGCCTTGGTGTCTTTGGTTAGCGTCATTATGTTGCTGGAATGGGTGCCCACCTTGGGTATTCCCACCAGCCAAGAGCTGAGCCTGACTCAGACACTGGGCTTAGTATTCGCCGCTTGGCTACTGGGCAGGGGGGGCGCTTGGTTAAAGATCCCCGCCAGTTATATTCTGACTGGCGTGGCCGTCTCAGCTACTTATGGAGCCTGGCTAGGCACGTCTGCGGTGCCGGTTGACGGGCTTATTCCGGTGAGCATGATACTGCTGGGTGCTTTAGTCGGTAGCAGGTTAAAGCCGTTACCGGCCAAAGAGATGCTGCAGCTGTTGCTGGCCGGATTATTGATCAGCGTCTCCAGCTCTGTGATCTCTTTGTTGTGGGCTTTTGTGGTGGGCACTTGGTTAGGACTGCCGGTATTTCAGGTGTGGTTGGCCTATGCGCCAGGGGCGGTAGAGGCCATGATTTATCTAGCGCTGGTAACCGGTTTAGATCCATCTTGGGTTATCTTTCATCATGTGTTGCGTATTTTGCTACTTGGCCTGTGTGCCGGTTGGCTAATGCGACGGGCCGGAGCGGATTCCCGCTTAAAGAGCGTATGA
- a CDS encoding tripartite tricarboxylate transporter permease translates to MDILSDLATGFAVALTPMNLALVLAGCFFGTLMGALPGIGPINGIAILLPLAYSFGLEPASAIILLAGVYYGAEYGGRISSILLNVPGDAGAIMTTLDGHPMAKRGEGGRALALSAVSSFAGSMGALLLLIILAPILTRLAVTFGPAEFVALMVFALCCLASMVGSRPVKTVIGTIIGLALATVGVDSGTGVLRFSFGLTNLFDGVDFLVVVIGMFAISEILLLVEHHYGGNGKVDKVSKSFVKVADLVAVRWVVLRSTVVGFVIGVLPGTGASVASAVAYGTEKRLAGEDNEFGEGDIRGLAAPEAANNAAAVGSMVPMLTLGIPGSGTTAILLGALLLFDVTPGPLLFSQQPDIAWGLIASMFIGNIALLVLNLPLVGIFVRMLSVRQAYLVPVIVMLTFVGIYSIHGASFDLFFMILLGVFGFILRKLDFSLAPVILGLVLGSVLEDNLRRALSMSAGDWSILFHNGVTISLWAFSVLVLVMPLMMAWRKRRRAALLQSEAPQA, encoded by the coding sequence ATGGATATCTTATCGGATCTGGCCACGGGGTTTGCGGTTGCCTTAACGCCAATGAATTTGGCGCTGGTACTGGCGGGTTGTTTTTTCGGCACCCTAATGGGGGCACTGCCCGGCATAGGGCCGATTAATGGCATCGCCATTTTATTGCCGTTAGCCTATTCCTTTGGTCTTGAGCCTGCTTCTGCCATTATTTTACTGGCGGGTGTCTATTATGGCGCTGAATACGGTGGTCGAATTTCCAGTATTTTGCTGAACGTGCCCGGTGATGCGGGGGCCATTATGACCACACTCGATGGTCACCCTATGGCCAAGCGAGGCGAGGGCGGTCGCGCCTTGGCCTTATCGGCGGTGTCGTCATTTGCAGGCTCCATGGGTGCTTTGCTGTTACTGATCATTCTTGCCCCGATACTAACGCGTTTGGCGGTCACCTTTGGCCCGGCTGAGTTTGTGGCCTTAATGGTGTTTGCGCTGTGCTGCTTGGCCTCCATGGTGGGCTCTCGGCCGGTAAAAACTGTGATTGGTACCATCATCGGCCTAGCGTTGGCGACCGTGGGCGTGGACTCGGGGACCGGGGTGTTACGTTTTAGCTTTGGTCTCACCAACTTGTTTGATGGTGTGGACTTTTTGGTGGTAGTGATTGGCATGTTTGCCATCAGCGAAATTTTACTGCTGGTTGAGCACCATTACGGTGGTAACGGCAAAGTCGACAAGGTGAGTAAGTCCTTCGTCAAGGTCGCCGATTTGGTGGCGGTACGTTGGGTCGTACTGCGCTCTACTGTGGTTGGTTTTGTGATTGGCGTGCTACCCGGCACCGGTGCGTCTGTAGCCAGTGCCGTGGCTTACGGTACCGAGAAACGGCTCGCCGGTGAAGACAATGAATTTGGCGAAGGTGATATTCGCGGCTTAGCCGCACCTGAAGCGGCCAATAACGCGGCGGCAGTGGGCTCTATGGTGCCTATGCTAACGCTGGGTATTCCAGGCTCTGGCACCACGGCTATTTTACTGGGCGCGCTCTTGTTGTTTGATGTGACGCCAGGGCCCTTGTTGTTCAGTCAGCAGCCCGATATTGCTTGGGGTCTGATTGCTTCCATGTTTATCGGCAATATTGCCTTGTTGGTGTTGAACTTGCCGTTAGTCGGTATCTTCGTGCGCATGCTGAGCGTACGCCAAGCCTACTTGGTACCCGTTATCGTGATGCTGACCTTCGTCGGTATCTACTCGATTCATGGGGCCAGCTTCGATCTGTTCTTTATGATTCTGCTGGGTGTGTTTGGCTTTATCTTGCGCAAACTGGACTTCTCACTGGCGCCGGTCATTCTGGGGCTGGTGTTGGGTTCGGTGCTGGAAGATAACCTGCGCCGTGCCTTGTCGATGAGTGCCGGTGACTGGAGCATCTTGTTTCATAACGGTGTCACTATCAGCCTGTGGGCCTTTAGTGTGCTGGTATTGGTGATGCCGTTAATGATGGCGTGGCGCAAGCGCCGCCGCGCGGCTTTGCTGCAAAGTGAGGCGCCGCAGGCATGA
- a CDS encoding tripartite tricarboxylate transporter TctB family protein, whose translation MADRLFSLVLMLAAVALGVAAWQLEVPFQYEPVGPKAIPLILAVLLFCCSAWLVIKPDRFKGVYERSLFGRHVMVVLGLLLYAWSFEILGFMLATCLVSTVFARLFGLGLRNALLYSVALGAVGYVLLSIVLELNVPTGTLFGG comes from the coding sequence ATGGCTGATCGTCTTTTTTCTCTGGTCTTGATGTTGGCAGCGGTGGCCCTAGGGGTCGCCGCTTGGCAACTTGAAGTGCCTTTTCAGTACGAACCCGTTGGGCCTAAGGCGATTCCGCTGATCTTGGCGGTATTGCTATTTTGCTGCTCGGCTTGGTTGGTGATTAAGCCAGACCGCTTTAAGGGGGTGTATGAGCGTAGTCTCTTCGGCCGCCACGTGATGGTGGTACTGGGTTTACTGCTCTATGCCTGGAGCTTTGAAATACTGGGCTTTATGTTGGCTACTTGCTTGGTGAGTACCGTGTTTGCGCGCCTGTTTGGCTTAGGGCTACGTAATGCCCTGTTGTATTCAGTGGCGCTGGGTGCGGTGGGCTATGTATTGCTCAGTATCGTGCTGGAGCTAAACGTGCCTACCGGCACCCTATTTGGAGGTTAA
- a CDS encoding Bug family tripartite tricarboxylate transporter substrate binding protein: MKLTPLVHALLGAGLLMMGTGAAHADFTPNKPECIAPAKPGGGFDLTCRILTSSLDKSGLLDQPMRVTFMPGGVGAVAYTHMNSNRRTDDNAVVAFSSGSSLNLALSKFGKDLDVDDARWIGAIGTDYGAIIVKADAPWNNLAELAADIKANPGKQVVGAGGTVGSQDWMKAAFFYRHLGLDPRTMRYVAYEGGGDAMAAVLGNHIQVYPGDMSEIKGQLDAGIVRVLAVLSPERLDGDYAQIPTATEQGFDIEWPIMRGFYMAPEASDEAYQYWVNQFNELYQTEAFTEVRNKQGLFPLSMSGDKFEAYIKTEVEKFQGLSREMGLLK; the protein is encoded by the coding sequence ATGAAATTAACCCCTCTGGTTCATGCTTTGCTGGGTGCCGGCTTACTCATGATGGGCACCGGCGCTGCCCATGCAGATTTTACTCCCAATAAACCGGAATGTATCGCACCGGCCAAGCCGGGCGGCGGTTTTGACTTAACCTGTCGTATTTTAACATCCAGCCTGGATAAGTCCGGTCTGCTGGACCAACCCATGCGCGTGACCTTTATGCCCGGTGGTGTAGGAGCAGTAGCTTATACCCATATGAACAGTAATCGGCGCACTGATGACAATGCGGTGGTGGCGTTCAGCTCGGGATCTTCTCTTAATTTGGCCCTCAGCAAGTTTGGCAAGGATCTGGACGTAGACGACGCACGTTGGATAGGCGCCATTGGTACCGACTACGGCGCGATTATCGTCAAGGCCGACGCGCCCTGGAATAATTTAGCCGAACTGGCTGCGGATATTAAAGCCAACCCGGGCAAGCAGGTGGTTGGCGCGGGTGGCACGGTTGGTAGTCAAGACTGGATGAAGGCGGCGTTTTTCTATCGTCATTTAGGACTGGACCCTCGCACCATGCGTTATGTGGCCTACGAAGGCGGTGGCGATGCCATGGCGGCCGTGTTGGGTAACCATATTCAGGTTTATCCGGGTGATATGTCTGAAATAAAGGGGCAGCTGGATGCAGGAATAGTACGGGTGTTGGCGGTGTTATCTCCAGAGCGCTTGGACGGTGACTATGCCCAGATCCCAACTGCTACAGAGCAAGGTTTCGATATCGAATGGCCGATAATGCGTGGCTTCTATATGGCGCCAGAAGCGTCCGATGAAGCTTACCAATACTGGGTTAATCAGTTTAACGAGCTGTATCAGACTGAGGCCTTCACCGAGGTACGTAACAAGCAAGGCTTGTTCCCCTTGTCCATGTCTGGCGATAAGTTTGAAGCCTATATAAAGACAGAAGTTGAGAAGTTTCAGGGGCTATCTCGTGAAATGGGTCTGCTCAAATAA
- a CDS encoding response regulator transcription factor, whose product MRILVIEDTRVLGEAIADRLQKLGHGTDLIGNGRQAVDWLRNQSVDLIILDLNLPGLSGEGVLAELRQRKTDTPVLILTARDQIDDRIKLLDLGADDYLTKPFDFGELEARVRALLRRQQGYASNISEHGNLTFNRDAKTVTIDQLPCALVNREFRLLEIFLGGLERVMSKEELTEKLFNADETPSANTIELYVARLRKKLVGSSLQIQTLRGLGYVARVIDS is encoded by the coding sequence GTGCGTATTCTTGTGATAGAGGACACCAGAGTATTGGGTGAAGCCATCGCTGACCGATTACAGAAGCTGGGCCATGGCACTGACTTGATTGGCAATGGCCGCCAGGCCGTCGACTGGTTACGCAATCAGTCTGTCGATTTGATTATTCTGGATCTCAACTTACCCGGCCTGAGCGGCGAAGGGGTACTGGCAGAGCTGCGCCAGCGCAAAACCGACACTCCGGTATTGATCCTGACCGCTCGAGATCAAATTGATGACCGCATCAAGTTGCTAGATCTGGGCGCGGACGATTATCTCACCAAGCCCTTCGACTTTGGCGAGCTGGAAGCCCGAGTGCGCGCCCTGCTACGGCGCCAGCAAGGCTATGCCTCTAACATCAGTGAGCACGGTAACTTAACCTTTAACCGTGACGCGAAAACCGTCACCATCGATCAATTACCCTGTGCGCTGGTTAATCGGGAGTTCAGGCTGTTAGAGATTTTTTTGGGTGGATTAGAGCGGGTGATGAGCAAAGAAGAGCTGACTGAAAAGCTGTTTAACGCCGATGAAACCCCCTCGGCCAATACCATAGAGCTGTATGTGGCAAGATTGCGTAAAAAACTGGTGGGTAGTTCACTGCAGATACAGACGCTGCGCGGTTTGGGCTATGTAGCACGGGTCATCGACTCGTGA
- a CDS encoding sensor histidine kinase — protein MSAVVNRHPHLRRRLLLLSAVVLIGLSLLATGFMVSYSKKTADRSYDLMLNSAILQLANAVRHGEQGFMVDMPVSAFATLAQAPEDRVFYRISVNGSFLTGYAALPTPPPTTPSQQSLTQQQPVFFDALFSGEPVRVARLTRLNTERQPHDEIHIELAQTRLAREQLKDEILYPALKLILGLLFSALLLLGLGIYYALRPFTLIARALARRRPRDLTPLLLPVPKETLPLLHTINHFIARQQQMLERMESTTSVAAHQLRTPLASLRALSENARDEQDAAKRKTLLAGLIEQCDQLSLTVNHLLNQAMLDHRFHSQELLPLELNALAKKVCLALAVPALQRQVELSFEPATSPLWIQGDEIAITQMLNNLIDNAVAHAPVHTRVEILLRTSPAPAMLIRDLGPGIPHEEREKVFARFYRGSQHRYLGSGLGMAIARDVAEHHGAGIHLHDNEPSGLEVEIRFNTYRSTP, from the coding sequence GTGAGCGCTGTGGTTAACCGCCACCCACACCTGCGTCGACGACTACTATTACTGAGCGCTGTGGTCCTCATCGGCTTGAGCCTGCTGGCCACAGGGTTCATGGTGTCTTACAGCAAAAAAACCGCCGATCGTAGCTACGACCTCATGCTCAACAGCGCCATACTGCAACTGGCCAATGCAGTTCGCCACGGTGAACAAGGCTTTATGGTCGATATGCCAGTCTCCGCGTTTGCCACTCTGGCCCAGGCGCCTGAAGATCGCGTTTTTTATCGGATCAGTGTTAACGGTAGCTTCTTGACCGGTTATGCCGCCTTACCTACGCCGCCGCCCACAACGCCTTCGCAACAGTCTCTGACCCAACAACAACCGGTCTTCTTTGATGCTCTCTTCTCCGGAGAGCCGGTGCGGGTGGCGCGCTTGACTCGACTGAATACCGAGCGCCAGCCACACGATGAAATTCACATCGAACTGGCGCAAACCCGCCTCGCTCGTGAGCAGCTCAAGGATGAAATTTTGTATCCGGCACTGAAGCTTATTCTGGGGCTGTTATTCAGTGCTCTATTGCTGCTGGGGTTGGGAATTTATTATGCTCTGCGCCCTTTTACCCTGATTGCTCGTGCTCTGGCACGGCGACGCCCGCGGGATCTCACGCCACTGTTATTGCCGGTTCCCAAAGAAACACTGCCGCTGCTGCACACCATCAATCACTTTATTGCCCGCCAGCAGCAGATGTTAGAACGTATGGAGTCCACCACTTCGGTGGCCGCCCATCAACTACGCACGCCGTTGGCCAGCCTGCGCGCCTTAAGCGAAAATGCCCGCGACGAGCAAGACGCGGCCAAAAGGAAAACGCTGCTGGCCGGATTAATCGAGCAATGCGACCAGCTGTCACTCACGGTGAATCATCTGTTGAATCAGGCCATGCTGGATCATCGTTTTCACAGCCAAGAGTTACTGCCGCTAGAGCTAAATGCCCTCGCTAAAAAGGTCTGCCTAGCGCTGGCGGTACCGGCCTTGCAACGGCAAGTCGAACTCTCGTTCGAGCCGGCCACCTCACCCCTGTGGATCCAAGGAGATGAAATAGCGATCACCCAAATGCTGAATAACCTTATCGATAATGCCGTGGCCCATGCACCCGTCCATACTCGGGTAGAGATTTTGCTACGTACCTCGCCGGCACCGGCCATGCTCATTCGCGACTTAGGCCCCGGCATTCCACATGAGGAGCGAGAAAAGGTGTTCGCCCGCTTCTATCGGGGCAGTCAGCATCGCTATCTGGGCTCGGGACTCGGCATGGCCATCGCACGGGACGTTGCCGAACATCACGGCGCAGGCATTCATCTGCATGACAATGAGCCGAGTGGATTGGAAGTCGAGATCCGTTTTAACACTTATAGGAGCACCCCATGA